One genomic segment of Theobroma cacao cultivar B97-61/B2 chromosome 6, Criollo_cocoa_genome_V2, whole genome shotgun sequence includes these proteins:
- the LOC18596987 gene encoding uncharacterized protein LOC18596987, translating to MAELEKQEKVVVNGKGEGGGGGGGEEEEEEEERLLEGMAVLDFDMLCSTVALQTQGKWRKLERAEDCLEQGNGDLGGVLRMWEGEVVLDFFDDRRVALESACCPCYRFGKNMRRAGFGCCFLQGTVYFILVVSAFLNFIAFIVTKRNCFLYFAVAFIISVGAYLGFFRTQIKRKFNIRGNDSLLDDCVYHLICPCCTLSQESRTLEMNNVQDGTWHGRGDTICIGSYGEGNKAFFELQPPSPISIRTPEPRGVQNS from the exons atgGCGGAATTGGAGAAGCAGGAGAAAGTTGTTGTAAATGGAAAGGGAGagggaggaggaggaggaggaggagaagaagaagaagaagaagaagagaggcTGTTGGAGGGAATGGCGGTGTTGGATTTCGACATGCTGTGTTCGACGGTGGCTTTGCAAACCCAAGGCAAATGGAGGAAGCTTGAACGCGCTGAGGATTGTTTAGAACAAGGTAACGGCGACTTGGGTGGCGTTTTGAGGATGTGGGAAGGTGAAgttgttcttgatttcttcGATGACCGCCGCGTCGCTCTCGAATCTGCCTG TTGCCCCTGCTACAGATTTGGGAAGAACATGAGGCGGGCTGGTTTCGGTTGTTGTTTTCTTCAG GGAACTGTTTATTTCATTCTTGTTGTTAGTGCTTTCCTCAACTTCATTGCCTTTATTGTCACCAAGCGGAATTGCTTTCTGTATTTTGCTGTTGCTTTCATCATATCAGTTGGAGCATATTTGGGTTTCTTCCGTACacagataaaaagaaaattcaatattAGG GGTAACGATAGCTTATTGGATGATTGCGTCTATCATCTTATCTGCCCGTGCTGTACATTATCCCAG GAGTCCAGAACACTGGAGATGAACAATGTCCAAGATGGTACATGGCATGGTCGTGGTGATACAATATGCATAGGAAGCTATGGTGAAGGGAACAAAGCCTTCTTTGAGCTACAGCCTCCTTCTCCTATATCAATTAGGACTCCTGAGCCCCGTGGCGTGCAAAATAGTTAA
- the LOC18596988 gene encoding nitric oxide synthase-interacting protein, translating into MPQRHSKNNNDLAFFTYDEKRKLGYGTQKERLGKDSIKPFDACCLCLKPFIDPMSCQKGHAFCKECILECLLAQKKDIQRRVAAHTAQLKQEKEEEEEKLMLQKARELDAFDQQNHGAVPQYNGRNYSRDKNGFHGANSVKVTSYEEEALRTMKAFWLPSATPEASVKVEAPSTSTICPEGKEKLKLKSLFPIYFTEDDSEQKKSNSLDKTYICPSCKVTLTNTLSLVALSSCGHVFCKKCADRFMAVDKVCLVCDKACKERNLVTLEKGGTGFAGHDEHLEATDFKHLGSGTGLGLVRPAAKT; encoded by the exons ATGCCGCAAAGACATTCGAAGAACAACAACGATTTAGCCTTCTTCACGTACGATGAGAAGAGGAAGCTAGGCTACGGGACGCAGAAGGAGAGGTTGGGGAAAGACTCGATTAAGCCATTCGATGCTTGCTGCCTTTGCTTGAAGCCTTTCATCGATCCCATGTCTTGCCAGAAAGGTCACGCCTTTTGCAAAGAATGTATTCTCGAATGCCTTCTAGCCCAGAAGAAGGACATCCAAAG GAGGGTTGCTGCCCACACTGCTCAGCTGAAACAAGAGAAGgaagaggaggaggagaagTTGATGCTGCAGAAAGCTAGAGAGCTTGATGCATTTGATCAGCAAAACCATGGTGCAGTGCCACAATACAATGGTAGAAACTATAGCCGAGACAAGAATGGATTCCATGGGGCAAATAGTGTGAAGGTCACTTCTTATGAAGAGGAAGCACTCCGGACAATGAAAGCATTTTGGCTTCCCTCTGCCACCCCAGAAGCATCTGTTAAAGTTGAGGCTCCTTCCACCAGTACAATCTGTCCAGAAGGCAAAGAAAAACTCAAGCTGAAGAGCCTTTTTCCTATCTACTTCACTGAAGATGACAGTGAACAGAAGAAATCCAATTCTCTTGATAAGACTTATATATGTCCGAGCTGCAAGGTTACCCTGACCAACACATTGTCACTGGTAGCCCTGAGCTCCTGTGGGCATGTCTTTTGCAAGAAATGTGCTGACAGGTTTATGGCTGTGGATAAAGTTTGTTTGGTCTGTGATAAGGCATGCAAAGAGAGGAACTTGGTGACCTTGGAAAAAGGAGGGACAGGCTTTGCTGGCCACGACGAACATCTTGAAGCAACCGACTTCAAGCATTTGGGAAGTGGTACTGGCTTGGGGCTTGTGAGACCTGCAGCGAAGACATAA